TCAAAACCAGCGTCGCCGCCCTGTTGTTCCTGCTGCTTGCCGCGTGCGGCCAGCCGGCGTCCGAGCCTGCGGGCGAACCCCCGCTTGCCGGCGCGCGGATCGGCGGGCCGTTCGCGCTGACTGACCCGCAAGGCAAGACGGTGCGCGACACCGATTTCGCGGGCAAATATCGGATCGTCTATTTCGGCTACACCTTCTGCCCCGATGTCTGCCCGGTCGACATGCAGAATATCGGCGCCGGGCTGAAGCAGTTCGAGGCGAGCGATCCTGCGCTTGCCGCCAAGGTGGTGCCGATCTTCATCACCGTCGATCCGGCGCGCGATACCCCCGCAATAGTCGGCGAATTCGTCGCCAATTTCCATCCGCGTACGGTGGGGCTGACGGGATCGCAGGAAGCGATCACCGCGGCGCTCAAGGGCTATGCCGGCATGGCGACCAAGCGCGATTCGCCCAATCCCGACGCGTATCTGGTCGATCACACGCGGATCACCTATCTGATGGGGCCTGAAGGACAGCCGATCGCGCTGATCCCCGCCGATGAAAGCCCCGAAGCGGTGACCGAGATGCTCAAGCGCTGGGTCCGTTGAACGCGCCCGCGACCGGGCGCTTCTGGGAAGGCGATATCCCGCTCGAAAAGCTCGACCGCGGCCAGTGGGAAGCGCTGTGCGACGGCTGCGGCAAATGCTGCCTCCACAAGTTCGAGGACGAGGACACCGGCGAACTGGCGGCGACCAATGTCGCGTGCAAGCTGCTCGACAACGCCACCGCGCAGTGCAGCGATTATCGCAACCGCCGCGCCTATGTGCCCGATTGCGTGCGGCTGACGCCCAAGGCGGTGTACCGGATCCACTGGCTGCCATCGACCTGCGCGTACCGGCTACGCGCCGATTTCCTGCCGCTGCCCGAATGGCATCATCTGGTGTGCGGCGACCGCGACGCGGTGCATCGCGCCGGCGTGTCGGTGCGCGGCTGGACGATTTCGGAGAATGACGCGGGCGACCTCGAACATCATCTGATCGACCGCGAATTGTGAGCAGCGCGGGCGACATCGATGTCGTCCGCCACCCCCGCGCCCGGGGCATGCGGCTGTCGGTCGACCCAGCGAGCGGGCGGGTGCGGCTGACGATCCCCAAGCGCGGATCGGCACGCGCGGCGCTCGCCTGGGCCGAGGAGAAGCGCGGCTGGATCGACGCGCAGCGCGCGCGGCTGCCTGCAGCGATCCCCTTCGTCGATGGCGCCGAGCTCCCCTTCGGTGACGAGCGGCTGACGATCGTCTGGCGCGAGGCGGCGCGGCGGATCCCGGTGCTTGAGGATCGGGCGCTGGTGGTGGGTGGCCCCGCCGATCGGCTCGGCGCGCGGGTGGAAAGCTGGCTCAAGCGCGAGGCGTTGCGCTTGCTCGATGCCGATACCCACGCGATCGCGGCGGCGGCGGGGATCGCGATCAGCGGCGTGGCGATCGGCGATCCGCGGTCGCGCTGGGGCAGCTGCACTGCGACGGGGGCGATCCGCTATAGCTGGCGGCTGGTGCTGGCGCCTGGGTTCGTCCGGCGAGGAGTGGTGGC
The genomic region above belongs to Sphingomonas qomolangmaensis and contains:
- a CDS encoding SCO family protein — its product is MNEFKTSVAALLFLLLAACGQPASEPAGEPPLAGARIGGPFALTDPQGKTVRDTDFAGKYRIVYFGYTFCPDVCPVDMQNIGAGLKQFEASDPALAAKVVPIFITVDPARDTPAIVGEFVANFHPRTVGLTGSQEAITAALKGYAGMATKRDSPNPDAYLVDHTRITYLMGPEGQPIALIPADESPEAVTEMLKRWVR
- a CDS encoding YcgN family cysteine cluster protein, with protein sequence MNAPATGRFWEGDIPLEKLDRGQWEALCDGCGKCCLHKFEDEDTGELAATNVACKLLDNATAQCSDYRNRRAYVPDCVRLTPKAVYRIHWLPSTCAYRLRADFLPLPEWHHLVCGDRDAVHRAGVSVRGWTISENDAGDLEHHLIDREL
- a CDS encoding M48 family metallopeptidase; this translates as MRLSVDPASGRVRLTIPKRGSARAALAWAEEKRGWIDAQRARLPAAIPFVDGAELPFGDERLTIVWREAARRIPVLEDRALVVGGPADRLGARVESWLKREALRLLDADTHAIAAAAGIAISGVAIGDPRSRWGSCTATGAIRYSWRLVLAPGFVRRGVVAHEVAHRLHMDHSPAFHAAVARLLGEDPAPSMAWLRRHGAGLHWYGRSSS